The Helianthus annuus cultivar XRQ/B chromosome 15, HanXRQr2.0-SUNRISE, whole genome shotgun sequence genomic sequence ttttctttcagtttttcagagactccctgttttgtattAGTTGCCTTTGGACAATTCAACGTAATGTGACCAACTACTTTGCATTGATAACAAGTTCTTGTCTCCTTCTTCTGAGCAGCTTCATTCTTCATtccttcttgcttcttagcaaggaattctttgttcgtcTGTTTCTTGAACAAagtctctttttcttcttcagaagatgttcctgaaacaaaaacaatttttggtttataaattttcttatttttatgattttcttgtggaataaaacctagacttttctttttgaaattaccgttatggtttagtttcttttgaaaactcgaaccagaactgtaaccttttttcttgtttaactgttgttgaactcttgaggtgtactttttaggttttctaGAAAGATttaatcttttatttcagaaatattaatttctgttagtttgaaaaccttgttgatcatttcagttttaacacctcttattggaaattcttcatcagaaaataatttgtcagaatcattcaaagtatatgctactttaaatgtttcgtcattcaaattattctttgacatcagaaaatctttattgtaaacccttttgccCTTTTTGGCTGTTGGACTTGAAGTGTCGGGCTTTGACTCTGACAttgactcctcggtttcatctttatccaacacctgatcgactactttctttattaactcagactcatgatcagtgtcagacgatgtgaatgtgacgtcaatgttaTTTGGCAATCCAACTGAAGGTTAATTTTCCCACTTtaaattggttgcctttttgactctttctgaattaggatttcgtggagaatatccattttcaagcggcgGTGGACACTTGGTATAATTAGTActatgtttcttaccagtatcctttacTTCAGTATCCTCTTCTTCAAACGCTTTCATACCTTCTACTGTagggtaaatcctgtcaatcacataagaagcaCATGAGTAACTTCTCAATAACCTGTTTACCCTTTCAGTTTCTATCCTCTGGGTTTCCAATTTTTGTTCAAGTACAGCACATTTCTCAATGTAATTATTGATgattttctgctttgtcatgaacgCTCCATTAAGTGTCTCAATAGCTAacgcttgttcactgcttgacttgttgtattgattcatagctttgtttaaaacatcataagattctttgaGTCtattcatgttatgaatcaatttGTTGTTGTGCCTTTTCACAGTATCACAATTTTCACATTTTTCAGGTATCTTTTCTGCATCAGCTTCCTTTTCAACCTTGAAAGCTGGAATTTCTTTCACCTGCTTCTTTATCActcgaacatcttcatcatcactgtcatctTGTTTTTTAACCTGCTTTTTTATTACTCGAATATtttcatcatcactgtcatctTTCGCAGCTTGTAATTTTTTGTTCTCTTTCATTTTACCTGCATAATACGaattatcatcatcactatcatcttttTCTTTAACAGTTGCTGCTTTATGATTCTTCTTTTTCGCAGCTTGTTTTTCTTTGATCTTTTCTGTTTTACCTGCAAAAAGCAAATTATCTTTATCAGATGAAAATTTTCTTGCATAATATTCAAGCTTTTGAATCTCTTCACTGTCATAATCATCACTCTTTTCATCTGGTGAATGATCAAAGATTGGTGCTCTTTCTGAAGCTTCTTTTGTTGCAACTGGTTCTTCTTCGATCTTTTTAGGACTGGACTGCTGAGATTGATAGTAAGCATACGCCAATTCTTCTTCAGCAGTTGAATCTTCATAAATTTGAGCAACAAATGCTACTTTTCCTGAAGTTCTGTTAGGATCCCACTTATCCCAACTAAAGCCTTCTAGaagtctctcatcatcttgatctatccaACCATAACAAGCTCTTTCTAATGATGACTCTTCGATCATTTCCTTCTTAGTATGTGAAatttgtggttgttgttgttgatgcggctgttgagcaacttgatgataaatcgcttttcgataataatcattgttgccgaatggattttgagctccacttgcttcgcgatttgtgcattctcgcttgaaatgccctttttccctacaacgaaaacaagtaactttagatttattaaaacttaaagtagaaacattagcatcacaaagtcatctcttcctgtgatttgtttaaacttctcagttcttctcaacacgctcgctaaacaccacttaatatccattaattccatctcctcagcatcgatctgatcgtaatcctcttttgtcaaaaTTAGATTTCCAATTCTTCATGCAACTAAACTCTCATAAGACTCTAACAcggtcaccaacaaagacatatgacctTTGGCTACTTCTTTAGAGAAATTCTGACCGTTCTGAAGATGTAATGCAATGTTACAGTTTAGCACTTGAACTTTACCATCCTATGAGCTTTGCGATTTAGAACTGGTTGCTGAAAACtctggatcaaatgatggatatgaagagaatccagttttgttgtttgatccttgagatgatcctccagaagaa encodes the following:
- the LOC110914102 gene encoding uncharacterized protein LOC110914102, with product MIEESSLERACYGWIDQDDERLLEGFSWDKWDPNRTSGKVAFVAQIYEDSTAEEELAYAYYQSQQSSPKKIEEEPVATKEASERAPIFDHSPDEKSDDYDSEEIQKLEYYARKFSSDKDNLLFAGKTEKIKEKQAAKKKNHKAATVKEKDDSDDDNSYYAGKMKENKKLQAAKDDSDDENIRVIKKQVKKQDDSDDEDVRVIKKQVKEIPAFKVEKEADAEKIPEKCENCDTSSSEQALAIETLNGAFMTKQKIINNYIEKCAVLEQKLETQRIETERVNRIYPTVEGMKAFEEEDTEVKDTEIVQAKAARFRLLRICRFEPRSRSCYYGEPGNSPEPMKAAKREQRLS